One window of Quercus robur chromosome 12, dhQueRobu3.1, whole genome shotgun sequence genomic DNA carries:
- the LOC126708736 gene encoding uncharacterized protein LOC126708736, with protein MENPQHLPTSVAVHEHFEKDKEPVIERSEHDETSENLTSTKYIDPSRVEDSSNLQDLAVLEVELTAIQGIHGESIGVSNIFFALGILMTNTNAIVLADGNFWGRTERHVNC; from the exons ATGGAAAATCCTCAACATCTCCCAACTTCTGTGGCTGTACATGAACATTTTGAGAAAGATAAAGAGCCTGTCATAGAGAGGAGTGAACATGATGAGACTTCAGAGAATTTAACATCTACAAAGTATATTGATCCATCACGAGTTGAGGACTCTTCAAATCTCCAAGACCTAGCTGTGCTGGAGGTTGAGTTGACT GCAATACAAGGAATACATGGAGAATCTATTGGAGtatctaatatattttttgctttGGGGATCTTGATGACCAACACTAATGCGATAGTGCTGGCAGATGGTAACTTCTGGGGAAGGACTGAGAGGCATGTAAATTGTTAA
- the LOC126708734 gene encoding leucine-rich repeat extensin-like protein 3: protein MSPAHPYFDWYDRVTWRFVDHTSASLIIMVASHKKLLKLYTVGSPEYKHISAVLKTVERLHRITARLPLEDIDEANPEAPEDTGRPSTSSTRASHSHGQRAASHQVVSRADLPPPPRASPAPEFPPPPHASPSPEIPPHTAHAVSDLEISLPTAHASFHPEIPSHTSHTFFDPAHLSFTPPSFDLGPDFSQTPPVMHTQSPSYSIGHIDHVPPHSHSMSFMPTPRLHIDPMSTGTHISFAAPSSPAVVGSSVVGSQAKQPAVHVENEQVVGLQSPLPGRPKRTIKAPPCGTGGHKAGHNTGPTQREEPHEGDAVPPPPHTRHYTRQHKRKMH, encoded by the exons ATGTCGCCTGCTCATCCATACTTTGATTGGTACGATAGGGTGACTTGGAGGTTCGTCGACCACACTTCGGCTTCACTTATTATTATG GTTGCCAGTCACAAGAAGTTGTTGAAACTTTATACAGTAGGCAGTCCTGAGTACAAGCATATTTCAGCTGTACTTAAGACAGTGGAACGCCTTCACCGTATAACTGCTCGACTTCCGTTGGAAGATATCGATGAGGCAAATCCAGAAGCGCCAGAAGATACTGGACGACCAAGCACGAGCTCAACTCGTGCCAGCCATAGCCATGGTCAGCGTGCTGCATCCCATCAGGTTGTCAGTAGGGCAGATCTCCCTCCACCCCCACGTGCATCTCCTGCCCCAGAGTTCCCTCCACCTCCACATGCATCTCCTTCCCCAGAGATCCCTCCACATACTGCTCATGCAGTTTCTGACCTAGAGATCTCTCTACCCACTGCTCATGCATCTTTTCACCCCGAGATCCCTTCACACACCTCACATACATTTTTTGATCCTGCTCATCTTTCATTTACTCCACCATCCTTTGATCTCGGCCCTGATTTCAGTCAAACCCCTCCTGTCATGCACACGCAATCCCCATCGTACAGCATTGGTCATATAGACCATGTACCGCCCCATAGTCACTCCATGTCATTCATGCCCACTCCTAGACTGCATATAGATCCCATGAGTACGGGCACTCACATTTCATTTGCTGCACCCTCCTCCCCCGCAGTTGTAGGATCTTCAGTTGTTGGGAGTCAAGCAAAACAGCCAGCTGTGCATGTTGAGAATGAGCAGGTTGTTGGGTTACAGTCACCCCTACCAGGTCGACCTAAACGTACAATAAAAGCACCTCCTTGTGGGACAGGTGGTCACAAAGCAGGACACAACACTGGCCCCACG CAACGTGAGGAGCCTCACGAAGGAGATGCAGTACCCCCTCCCCCACATACCAGACACTATACGAGACAGCATAAGCGTAAAATGCATTAG
- the LOC126708735 gene encoding uncharacterized protein LOC126708735, with protein MVQAEIHCGQAEIWRQITAAGDTCTEVTDCISQVLGLHILGWLGRLAFPPPRCLLVFPPRPLSCGVFPNFDSIFVPRDKDVSNCEGSADLHHSPSIVEFDETSSQISCRDAQSSSELSIPKSPPALLKGSVTTLNVDVLEQTVLPLQNQLLTHLESMNPLQHESMTQVVESTFIVLDRLLVNYTPFQERVKEFIACASSFADIE; from the exons ATGGTCCAGGCTGAGATTCATTGCGGACAGGCTGAGATCTGGAGGCAGATTACTGCTGCTGGAGACACTTGTACTGAAG tGACAGATTGTATAAGTCAAGTTTTAGGACTTCATATTCTGGGTTGGTTGGGCCGGCTTGCTTTCCCTCCTCCTCGATGTTTATTAGTTTTTCCACCTCGGCCTCTCTCTTGTG GTGTTTTCCCTAATTTTGATTCCATATTTGTTCCTCGAGATAAAGATGTGTCTAATTGTGAAGGCTCTGCTGACCTGCATCATAGCCCTTCAATTGTTGAATTTGATGAGACGTCATCACAAATATCTTGTCGTGACGCTCAGTCTTCGAGTGAATTGTCAATCCCCAAGAGTCCTCCTGCTTTGCTAAAAGGTAGCGTAACAACTTTAAACGTGGATGTGCTTGAGCAGACAGTGTTGCCTCTTCAAAATCAGCTTCTTACCCATCTTGAATCAATGAATCCGCTTCAACACGAGTCCATGACACAGGTGGTGGAATCTACTTTTATCGTTTTGGATCGTCTATTAGTTAATTATACACCTTTTCAAGAGCGTGTGAAGGAGTTCATTGCCTGTGCATCATCATTTGCTGATATAGAGTAG
- the LOC126708737 gene encoding glycine dehydrogenase (decarboxylating) 2, mitochondrial-like isoform X2 — translation MSFKGLTEASKIGTLNANYMAKRLESHYPILFRGVNGTVANEFQGYTVGYVNIKAKMLFILCKLNLDIDAQGLLFS, via the exons ATGAGTTTTAAGGGACTCACTGAAGCCTCAAAGATAGGAACCTTGAATGCAAACTACATGGCAAAACGTTTGGAG AGCCACTACCCCATTCTTTTTCGAGGAGTCAATGGAACAGTCGCCAATGAATTTCAAG GGTATACTGTTGGCTATGTGAATATTAAAGCAAAAATGTTGTTTATACTTTGCAAGTTGAACTTAGACATTGATGCTCAAG GTCTATTGTTCAGTTAA
- the LOC126708737 gene encoding uncharacterized protein LOC126708737 isoform X1: protein MSFKGLTEASKIGTLNANYMAKRLESHYPILFRGVNGTVANEFQGISNHALPMDSQFWYTVGYVNIKAKMLFILCKLNLDIDAQGLLFS from the exons ATGAGTTTTAAGGGACTCACTGAAGCCTCAAAGATAGGAACCTTGAATGCAAACTACATGGCAAAACGTTTGGAG AGCCACTACCCCATTCTTTTTCGAGGAGTCAATGGAACAGTCGCCAATGAATTTCAAGGTATCTCAAATCATGCTCTTCCTATGGATTCCCAATTCT GGTATACTGTTGGCTATGTGAATATTAAAGCAAAAATGTTGTTTATACTTTGCAAGTTGAACTTAGACATTGATGCTCAAG GTCTATTGTTCAGTTAA